Proteins found in one Hugenholtzia roseola DSM 9546 genomic segment:
- a CDS encoding 4-hydroxy-2-oxovalerate aldolase, with protein MIHILENTLRDGSYVIDFQFDKVQTANITKGLFELGFRSIEVGHGLGLGAWNKAHIGLSKEDDFTYIRSAKEAAPDAEIAAFFIPGIGTTEDIDIAIEAGLSFLRVGTNVDTFEKAEPFAAYAKKRGLKVALNLMKSYGVKSYEFTKIAQHIREWQVADIIYLVDSAGCMMPNEVFEYISRTKERVDTHLGFHGHNNLSMAIANSIQAIEAGASYIDTCVRGMGRSAGNAQTEIAIYLLQKMGISPIDTEIYKFYEFANEFIVPLMLQPQGLTDEEIHIGISRFHTSYLPMVQKAAQKYQVDKKRIIKQVSDINCINPTEDLFMEVASKLQKNG; from the coding sequence ATGATACATATTTTAGAAAACACGCTTCGTGACGGCTCTTATGTTATAGATTTTCAATTTGACAAAGTCCAAACTGCAAATATTACAAAAGGACTCTTTGAATTGGGTTTTCGCTCAATTGAAGTAGGGCACGGATTAGGTTTGGGTGCTTGGAATAAGGCTCATATTGGACTTTCTAAAGAAGATGACTTTACATATATCCGTTCTGCAAAAGAAGCCGCTCCTGATGCTGAAATTGCGGCTTTTTTCATACCCGGTATCGGAACGACAGAAGACATAGACATAGCCATTGAAGCAGGACTTTCTTTTCTAAGAGTGGGAACTAATGTAGACACTTTTGAAAAGGCGGAGCCTTTTGCCGCTTACGCTAAAAAGAGAGGACTAAAAGTTGCGCTAAATCTTATGAAAAGCTATGGCGTAAAGTCCTATGAATTTACCAAAATTGCGCAACACATCAGAGAATGGCAGGTCGCTGACATTATCTACTTAGTAGATTCTGCTGGTTGTATGATGCCTAACGAGGTATTTGAGTATATTAGTCGCACCAAAGAGCGAGTAGATACGCATTTGGGCTTTCATGGGCATAACAACCTATCAATGGCTATCGCTAACAGTATTCAGGCTATTGAGGCTGGTGCAAGTTACATCGATACCTGTGTGCGCGGTATGGGTAGAAGTGCTGGAAATGCGCAAACAGAAATCGCTATCTACTTACTACAAAAAATGGGAATTAGTCCTATTGATACTGAAATATACAAATTCTACGAATTTGCAAATGAGTTTATTGTCCCTTTGATGTTGCAGCCACAAGGTCTTACAGACGAAGAAATCCACATTGGAATTAGTAGGTTTCATACCAGCTATTTGCCTATGGTACAAAAAGCGGCTCAAAAGTATCAAGTTGATAAAAAGCGGATAATAAAACAGGTATCCGATATTAACTGCATTAACCCAACAGAAGACCTATTTATGGAAGTCGCGTCTAAATTGCAAAAAAATGGATAA
- a CDS encoding ATP-grasp domain-containing protein: MKKILVIGAGWEQYALLETIKEAGYGIVATHPHLRADGFKLAEHFYVKDAHDIAAHLRIATSHGVVGIITDNCDYSFYTAAVIANKLGLPFANIASAIFSNDKYAQRERCKNTEVYQPQYAKVRTPEDLAQAASSIGFPLILKPTDSRGTFGVTIARHEQALYDAYYEALHYSPSHTLICEKFIEGTLVTVDGFCFKNGHNALAVASRKFERGAKPVTKEIIYPAQFSADLNTRLLSNHERVVELLGYTYGHTHGEYIVTKEEEIYLVECTNRGGGVYTSSVIVPMLTQIDLNKILLHQSLGIDDFEVPKLGLAFMKKSILLTFLDFQVGKVLKSINVEEMLAKEYTLRYRTIYGENDMVESIENCASRHSMLVLQGANAEETLRNFENFKNDLKIEYYK; encoded by the coding sequence ATGAAAAAAATATTAGTCATAGGGGCAGGCTGGGAACAGTATGCTCTTTTAGAAACGATAAAAGAGGCGGGGTATGGCATAGTGGCTACGCATCCGCATCTTCGCGCTGATGGCTTTAAATTGGCAGAACATTTCTACGTGAAAGATGCCCATGATATAGCTGCGCACTTGCGTATCGCTACTTCTCATGGCGTTGTGGGTATCATTACGGATAATTGCGACTATTCCTTTTATACGGCTGCCGTAATCGCAAATAAATTGGGCTTGCCCTTTGCCAATATAGCGTCTGCCATTTTCTCAAATGATAAGTACGCGCAGCGAGAGCGTTGTAAAAATACGGAGGTGTATCAGCCACAATACGCTAAGGTACGTACTCCCGAAGATTTGGCACAAGCAGCCTCTTCCATAGGTTTTCCGCTAATATTGAAGCCGACAGATAGTCGCGGCACATTTGGTGTTACGATTGCACGCCATGAGCAAGCACTTTATGATGCTTATTACGAGGCTTTGCACTATTCCCCTTCTCATACACTCATTTGCGAAAAATTTATCGAAGGTACATTGGTTACAGTTGATGGGTTTTGTTTTAAAAATGGACACAATGCTTTGGCGGTAGCATCACGCAAGTTTGAAAGGGGGGCAAAGCCTGTAACAAAGGAAATTATCTATCCTGCGCAATTTTCAGCCGACCTCAACACGCGCCTTCTGTCAAATCATGAGCGCGTAGTGGAACTTCTTGGCTATACCTATGGGCATACGCATGGTGAATATATCGTAACCAAAGAGGAGGAAATTTATTTGGTAGAGTGTACCAACAGAGGCGGTGGGGTTTATACTTCATCGGTAATTGTACCCATGCTAACTCAGATAGATTTGAATAAAATCTTATTGCATCAATCTTTGGGAATAGATGATTTTGAAGTTCCTAAGTTGGGTTTAGCTTTCATGAAAAAGTCTATTTTACTCACTTTTTTAGATTTCCAAGTTGGAAAAGTACTAAAAAGCATCAATGTAGAAGAGATGCTCGCCAAAGAGTACACGCTACGTTATCGAACCATTTATGGTGAAAATGATATGGTGGAGTCGATAGAAAATTGCGCATCTCGTCATTCTATGTTAGTTTTGCAAGGAGCTAATGCAGAAGAAACCCTACGCAACTTTGAAAACTTTAAAAATGACCTAAAAATAGAATACTACAAATGA
- a CDS encoding class I SAM-dependent methyltransferase, whose product MDKDKFLDISNKMIERYSTRYQHLGKDVRTLGWGSIEQQSYRFAQTFEGITFTTDKTILDIGCGFGDYLAQLKARNFPFKNYIGWDINPDLIEEAKQIWSSPLASFEVKNIGSHRLEAPVADIGIMLGVLNLNLKNQIDNYDYSFQFIENAFSSVKELLIVDFLSTKHTPEYPVEDFVFYHNPAKVLEFALSLSPNVMLKHHYAAIPQKEFMLFIYKS is encoded by the coding sequence ATGGATAAAGACAAATTTTTGGATATATCAAACAAAATGATAGAGCGATACTCTACTCGATATCAGCATTTGGGTAAAGATGTTCGCACTTTGGGCTGGGGGTCTATCGAACAACAAAGTTATCGTTTTGCGCAAACTTTTGAAGGAATAACCTTTACAACTGATAAGACAATATTAGATATTGGTTGTGGCTTTGGCGACTATTTGGCACAACTCAAAGCTCGTAATTTTCCTTTCAAAAACTACATAGGTTGGGACATCAATCCCGACCTAATTGAAGAAGCCAAGCAAATATGGTCATCTCCCTTAGCATCTTTTGAGGTTAAAAATATTGGAAGCCACCGTTTGGAAGCACCCGTAGCAGATATCGGGATTATGTTGGGGGTTTTAAATCTCAATTTAAAAAATCAAATAGATAACTATGATTATTCTTTTCAGTTTATAGAAAATGCTTTCTCTTCTGTAAAAGAATTACTTATCGTTGATTTTCTAAGTACAAAACATACCCCAGAATATCCTGTAGAGGATTTTGTGTTTTATCATAATCCTGCTAAAGTGCTTGAATTTGCGCTTTCTTTAAGCCCTAATGTGATGCTAAAGCATCATTATGCCGCCATTCCACAAAAAGAATTTATGTTATTCATCTATAAATCATAA
- a CDS encoding methyltransferase domain-containing protein, which yields MKMNKIPIVPRSCPICSSVNSETLWEYEYLTKTCNQSWLFNVHNVICTTCGFVFTSPVADENVLMSYYADSFTRFVTQDLDYNVDKRICIVQKYVDKREVFVEFGANVKTEFHNRLEKLFSSVLTAEPNESASSDFKKISDISNIQADCVAHYFVLEHVPDISTFLQQIRLLLKPEGIMICEVPLLSLYEKYISPLILHEHVNHFSINSLIAIAAQNGFELIDSSVEECSRPFGFVSVFRKVEYSEELIPDEYAQNKKLFLKGLHQKDLFLKVIEEARSLIRECEDDIILIYAANETTKKLINNLNIPKNVYVVDSNPLKRDYFAPMLRVYLPEEVKDEILVAKHLIICTQNHAKSIIKNLETNYKKTFQTN from the coding sequence ATGAAAATGAATAAGATACCTATTGTTCCACGTTCTTGTCCCATTTGCAGCAGTGTAAATTCTGAAACCTTATGGGAATATGAATATTTGACTAAAACTTGTAATCAGTCTTGGTTATTTAACGTGCATAATGTAATATGTACAACGTGTGGTTTTGTATTTACCTCCCCGGTAGCAGATGAAAACGTACTAATGAGTTATTACGCAGACTCCTTCACGAGATTTGTGACACAAGATTTAGATTACAATGTAGATAAACGAATCTGTATAGTACAAAAATATGTGGATAAAAGAGAGGTCTTTGTAGAGTTTGGTGCTAATGTGAAAACAGAGTTTCATAATAGGTTAGAAAAGTTATTTAGCAGTGTTTTGACTGCTGAACCCAACGAAAGTGCTTCAAGCGATTTTAAAAAAATAAGCGATATATCTAACATTCAAGCTGATTGCGTAGCACATTATTTTGTGTTAGAACATGTACCTGATATTAGTACGTTTTTACAACAAATTAGACTTCTTCTTAAACCAGAGGGGATAATGATATGTGAAGTCCCATTGCTATCACTTTATGAAAAGTACATTTCTCCTCTTATATTGCACGAACACGTTAATCATTTTTCAATAAATAGCCTTATTGCTATTGCAGCCCAGAATGGTTTTGAGTTGATAGATAGCTCAGTTGAAGAATGCAGTCGTCCTTTTGGATTTGTTAGTGTTTTTAGAAAGGTAGAGTATTCGGAAGAATTAATTCCAGACGAGTATGCTCAAAACAAAAAACTTTTTTTGAAAGGGCTACATCAAAAAGATTTATTTTTAAAAGTAATAGAGGAAGCCAGAAGCCTTATTCGAGAATGTGAAGATGATATTATTTTAATATATGCTGCAAATGAAACTACTAAAAAATTAATAAATAATTTAAATATTCCCAAGAATGTTTATGTTGTAGATTCAAATCCGTTAAAACGTGATTATTTCGCTCCTATGTTACGAGTATATTTACCTGAGGAAGTAAAAGATGAAATTTTAGTTGCCAAACATCTGATTATTTGTACTCAAAATCACGCAAAATCTATTATAAAAAATTTAGAAACTAACTATAAAAAAACATTTCAAACTAACTAA